In Stenotrophomonas sp. 169, one DNA window encodes the following:
- a CDS encoding endonuclease/exonuclease/phosphatase family protein encodes MKIPAFRLPALTVALALLCGGCAQTPERTATMPDAASPLRLATYNTSLYSDETGGLIAELEGDSAHARKIAAVLQQVRPDLVLLNEFDFDDAQRAADLFQKRYLEVAQDGGGESLHFAYRYLAPVNTGVQSGLDLDNNGEIGGEGRSRGNDAWGYGLHPGQYGMLVLSRYPIDEAKVRSFQLLKWSALPGAIRPVDPRTGTHFYSDAVWAQLRLSSKSHWDVPVQTPSGVVHALVSHPTPPVFDGPEKRNAARNHDELKLWQAYLSAGDTSWLCDDQKRCGGLAQDARFVILGDLNNDPVDGDGRHEAIVELLEHPRVLRHATPSSVGGEQTSLAYAAKGITRRGAPQHATGDFGPKSGTMRLDYVLPSVGFAYLGGGVFWPAEGSPESRIADGSDHHLVWADVR; translated from the coding sequence GGCGGCTGCGCGCAGACCCCCGAGCGTACCGCCACGATGCCCGACGCCGCCTCCCCCCTGCGATTGGCCACCTACAACACCTCGCTGTACTCGGACGAGACCGGGGGGTTGATCGCCGAACTGGAAGGCGACAGCGCGCATGCGCGCAAGATTGCCGCGGTACTGCAGCAGGTACGCCCGGACCTGGTGCTGCTCAACGAGTTCGACTTCGACGACGCCCAGCGGGCTGCCGATCTGTTCCAGAAACGTTATCTGGAGGTCGCGCAGGACGGCGGCGGTGAGTCGCTGCATTTCGCCTACCGCTACCTGGCCCCGGTGAATACCGGCGTGCAGAGCGGGCTGGACCTGGACAACAACGGCGAAATCGGCGGGGAGGGCCGCAGCCGCGGCAACGATGCATGGGGCTACGGCCTGCACCCCGGCCAATACGGCATGCTGGTGCTGTCGCGCTACCCGATCGATGAAGCAAAGGTGCGCAGCTTCCAGTTGCTGAAGTGGAGCGCGCTGCCCGGAGCGATCCGCCCGGTGGACCCGCGCACCGGAACGCATTTCTACAGCGACGCGGTATGGGCCCAGCTGCGGCTGTCGTCCAAATCGCATTGGGACGTGCCGGTGCAGACCCCGTCCGGCGTGGTGCACGCCCTGGTATCCCACCCCACCCCGCCGGTTTTCGACGGCCCGGAGAAGCGCAATGCCGCGCGCAACCATGACGAACTGAAGCTGTGGCAGGCCTACCTGTCGGCCGGTGACACCTCGTGGCTGTGCGATGACCAGAAGCGCTGCGGCGGCCTGGCGCAGGATGCCCGCTTCGTGATCCTGGGTGACCTCAACAATGATCCGGTGGACGGCGATGGCCGCCACGAGGCGATTGTCGAACTGCTGGAACACCCGCGCGTGCTGCGCCACGCCACCCCCTCCAGCGTGGGCGGTGAGCAGACCAGCCTGGCCTACGCCGCCAAAGGCATCACCCGCCGTGGCGCCCCGCAGCACGCAACCGGCGATTTCGGCCCGAAGTCGGGCACGATGCGGCTGGATTATGTGCTGCCCTCGGTCGGCTTCGCGTACCTCGGTGGCGGCGTCTTCTGGCCCGCCGAAGGCAGCCCCGAGTCCCGCATCGCAGACGGCAGCGACCACCACCTCGTCTGGGCCGACGTCCGGTAA
- the purT gene encoding formate-dependent phosphoribosylglycinamide formyltransferase: MSAFGTPLSPSATRVLLLGSGELGKEVAIELQRLGVEVIAADRYADAPAMQVAHRAHVIDMLDGMALRALIAEEKPHLVVPEIEAIHTETLVQLEQEQGLRVVPTARAARLTMDREGIRRLAAETLGLPTSPYRFVDTEAEYRAAVQAIGLPCVVKPVMSSSGKGQSTLRSESDIAPAWAYAQTGGRAGAGRCIVEGFIDFEYEITLLTVRHAGGTSFCAPIGHLQKDGDYRESWQPQTMTAAALARAEQISQAVTDDLGGWGLFGVELFVKGDEVWFSEVSPRPHDTGLVTLVSQELSEFALHARAILGLPIPVIRQSGPSASCALLAHGEGVPHFADVAAALQVPDTAVRLFGKPSVHGHRRVGVTLARGESTDQARAIARDAAAAIGVSLK, encoded by the coding sequence ATGTCTGCATTTGGAACCCCCCTGTCGCCCTCCGCTACCCGTGTATTGCTGCTCGGTTCGGGTGAACTCGGTAAGGAAGTGGCGATCGAACTGCAGCGGCTGGGCGTAGAAGTCATTGCGGCCGACCGCTATGCCGATGCGCCGGCGATGCAGGTCGCGCACCGGGCGCATGTGATCGACATGCTGGACGGCATGGCGTTACGTGCGCTGATCGCAGAGGAGAAGCCGCATCTGGTGGTGCCCGAAATCGAAGCCATCCACACCGAAACGCTGGTCCAGCTGGAACAGGAGCAGGGCCTGCGCGTCGTGCCGACGGCGCGTGCCGCGCGGCTGACCATGGACCGCGAAGGCATTCGCCGGCTGGCCGCAGAAACGCTCGGCTTGCCGACCTCGCCGTACCGTTTCGTGGATACCGAGGCAGAGTATCGCGCGGCCGTGCAGGCCATCGGTCTGCCGTGCGTGGTCAAGCCGGTGATGTCGTCGTCGGGGAAGGGGCAGAGCACGCTGCGCAGCGAATCGGACATCGCGCCGGCATGGGCGTATGCACAGACCGGTGGTCGCGCCGGTGCCGGTCGCTGCATCGTTGAAGGCTTCATCGACTTCGAGTACGAGATCACCCTGCTGACCGTGCGCCACGCGGGCGGCACCTCGTTCTGCGCGCCGATCGGCCACCTGCAGAAGGATGGCGACTACCGCGAGAGCTGGCAGCCGCAGACGATGACTGCCGCGGCGCTGGCCCGCGCCGAGCAGATTTCGCAGGCCGTCACCGATGATCTCGGGGGCTGGGGGTTGTTCGGCGTCGAACTGTTCGTCAAGGGCGACGAGGTGTGGTTCAGCGAGGTCTCACCGCGCCCGCACGACACCGGCCTGGTCACGTTGGTATCGCAGGAACTGAGCGAGTTCGCCCTGCATGCGCGGGCGATCCTCGGCCTGCCGATTCCGGTGATCCGGCAGAGCGGACCGAGTGCCTCGTGTGCGCTGCTGGCACACGGCGAAGGCGTGCCGCACTTCGCCGACGTCGCCGCCGCGCTGCAGGTGCCGGATACCGCCGTGCGCCTGTTCGGCAAGCCCAGCGTGCACGGCCATCGCCGCGTCGGCGTCACCTTGGCCCGCGGCGAAAGCACGGATCAAGCGCGCGCCATCGCCCGCGACGCCGCCGCCGCCATCGGCGTAAGCCTGAAGTAG